From Larus michahellis chromosome 5, bLarMic1.1, whole genome shotgun sequence, the proteins below share one genomic window:
- the PPM1K gene encoding protein phosphatase Mn(2+)-dependent 1K yields MSTTTLINLVRNGGYQVRRRAVLTSRLLQDEKRPIAACYSSTSERRASRFDSDGSGRPTTWDTFGIWDNRIDEPILLPPSIKYGKPIPKVSLDNVGCASHIGKRKENEDRFDYAQLTEDVLYFAVYDGHGGAAAADFCDKYMEKYIKEFLAQEENLENVLSKAFLEINKAYERHAHLSADATLMNSGTTATVALLRDGIELVVASVGDSRALLCRKGKAMKLTIDHTPERKEEKERIKKCGGFVAWNSLGQPHVNGRLAMTRSIGDLDLKNSGVIAQPETKRVQLHHADDSFLVLTTDGINFMVNSQEICDFINQCHDPAEAAHVVTEQAMQFGTEDNSTVVIVPFGAWGKYKNGEINFSFSRSFASSGRWA; encoded by the exons ATGTCAACAACTACTTTAATTAATTTGGTACGAAACGGAGGGTATCAAGTAAGAAGGAGAGCCGTGCTGACGTCCCGCCTCTTGCAAGACGAGAAGCGCCCGATAGCCGCATGCTACAGCTCCACCTCCGAGCGCCGTGCTTCCCGCTTCGATTCAGACGGGAGTGGGCGACCTACCACATGGGACACCTTTGGCATCTGGGACAATCGCATTGACGAACCTATTCTCCTCCCACCAAGCATAAAGTATGGGAAGCCGATTCCGAAAGTCAGCCTGGACAATGTGGGCTGTGCTAGCCATATTGGGAAGCGTAAGGAAAATGAAGACCGGTTTGATTATGCTCAGCTGACAGAGGATGTCCTATACTTTGCAGTATACGATGGACACggcggggcagcagcagcagacttcTGTGATAAGTacatggaaaaatatattaa AGAATTTCTTGCTCAGGAAGAGAACTTGGAAAATGTTTTGAGCAAAGCTTTTCTAGAAATAAACAAAGCATATGAAAGGCACGCTCATCTCTCCGCTGATG CAACTCTGATGAACTCTGGGACCACTGCAACAGTGGCTCTGCTCCGGGACGGTATTGAGCTGGTTGTGGCAAGTGTGGGAGACAGTCGTGCTCTGCTGTGTCGCAAGGGAAAGGCCATGAAACTCACCATTGACCATACtccagaaagaaaggaggagaaggaaag GATTAAGAAGTGCGGTGGCTTTGTTGCCTGGAACAGCTTGGGACAGCCTCATGTGAACGGTAGACTTGCAATGACGCGGAGCATAGGAGATTTGGATCTTAAAAACAGTGGTGTGATAGCCCAGCCAGAAACAAAAAGGGTTCAG TTGCATCATGCAGACGACAGCTTCCTGGTCCTTACTACAGATGGTATTAACTTCATGGTGAACAGTCAGGAGATCTGCGACTTCATTAACCAGTGCCATGATCCTGCCGAAGCTGCCCACGTTGTTACTGAGCAG GCAATGCAATTCGGCACTGAAGACAACAGCACAGTTGTCATAGTGCCATTTGGAGCATGGGGAAAGTACAAAAACGGTGAGATCAACTTCTCCTTCAGCCGCAGTTTTGCTTCCAGCGGGAGGTGGGCGTGA